Proteins encoded in a region of the Mycolicibacterium duvalii genome:
- a CDS encoding MFS transporter, with the protein MQVLVGAPPAEQTHKGKRWIDDWRPEDPDFWSGTGKPIARRNLIFSIFAEHIGFSVWLLWSIVVVQMTAGPDGAAAASGWALSATEALWLVAVPSGVGAFLRLPYTFAVPVFGGRNWTVISALLLVVPCLLLAWAVSNPGIPFGLLLLIAATAGFGGGNFASSMANISFFYPEKEKGWALGLNAAGGNIGVAVVQKVIPVVVTVGGGVALSLAGLFYVPFAVAAAVCAFLFMDNLTEARADVKPVWESLRHADTWIMSLLYIGTFGSFIGYSAAFPTLLKTVFDRGDIALAWAFLGAGIGSIARPFGGWLSDRIGGARITFVSFAMLAFGAAVSLWSVQTANLALFFVSFMFLFVATGIGNGSTYRMISKIFRIKGEDAGGAPETMVHMRRQAAGALGIISSVGAFGGFVVPLAYAWSKSQFGNIEPALQFYVGFFILLLGVTWFCYLRKSTRMGRAGV; encoded by the coding sequence ATGCAGGTGCTCGTGGGCGCACCTCCTGCCGAGCAGACCCACAAGGGCAAGCGTTGGATCGACGACTGGCGCCCCGAGGACCCCGACTTCTGGTCGGGCACCGGCAAGCCGATCGCCCGCCGCAACCTCATCTTCTCGATCTTCGCCGAGCACATCGGGTTCTCGGTGTGGCTGCTGTGGAGCATCGTGGTCGTGCAGATGACCGCGGGCCCCGACGGTGCCGCTGCGGCCTCGGGCTGGGCGCTGAGCGCCACCGAAGCGCTCTGGCTGGTTGCGGTACCCAGCGGTGTCGGTGCGTTCCTGCGCCTGCCCTACACGTTCGCCGTTCCGGTGTTCGGCGGCCGCAACTGGACGGTGATCTCGGCGCTGCTGCTGGTGGTGCCGTGCCTGCTGCTCGCGTGGGCGGTCAGCAACCCCGGAATCCCGTTCGGGCTGCTGCTGTTGATCGCCGCGACCGCCGGGTTCGGCGGCGGCAACTTCGCCTCATCGATGGCCAACATCTCGTTCTTCTACCCGGAGAAGGAGAAGGGCTGGGCGCTGGGGCTCAACGCCGCCGGCGGGAACATCGGTGTCGCCGTGGTCCAGAAGGTCATTCCCGTGGTCGTCACCGTCGGCGGGGGTGTGGCGCTGTCGCTGGCCGGGCTGTTCTATGTACCGTTCGCCGTCGCCGCGGCGGTGTGCGCGTTCCTGTTCATGGACAACCTCACCGAGGCCAGGGCCGACGTCAAACCCGTTTGGGAGTCGCTGCGGCACGCCGACACCTGGATCATGTCGCTGCTCTACATCGGCACCTTCGGGTCCTTCATCGGTTACTCCGCGGCGTTCCCGACACTGCTCAAGACGGTGTTCGACCGCGGTGACATCGCACTGGCCTGGGCGTTTCTGGGTGCCGGGATCGGCTCGATCGCACGGCCGTTCGGCGGCTGGCTGTCCGACCGGATCGGCGGCGCACGGATCACGTTCGTCAGCTTCGCGATGCTCGCATTCGGCGCCGCGGTCAGTCTGTGGTCGGTGCAGACGGCGAACCTGGCGTTGTTCTTCGTGTCGTTCATGTTCCTGTTCGTCGCGACGGGCATCGGCAACGGGTCGACCTACCGCATGATCTCGAAGATTTTCCGGATCAAAGGCGAAGATGCCGGCGGCGCACCGGAGACGATGGTGCACATGCGGCGCCAGGCCGCCGGGGCGCTGGGGATCATCTCCTCGGTCGGCGCGTTCGGCGGATTCGTCGTGCCGCTGGCCTACGCATGGTCGAAGTCCCAGTTCGGCAACATCGAGCCGGCCCTGCAGTTCTACGTCGGTTTCTTCATCCTGCTGCTCGGCGTCACGTGGTTCTGCTACCTGCGCAAGAGCACACGGATGGGCCGGGCGGGCGTGTAA
- a CDS encoding Calx-beta domain-containing protein: MGYGRFVGRVGALAVALGVGLAAPAIAAADPGDDSAAGDSPAGAARAESSPVDAPTRRASETRGRSALAPAEDPGDGDAEVEDSEAGDTVDEPAEPEAAPDEPSDGLVHDEPAPTQRRTEPAARRGDRPVFGGDIDDSGTRRADTAFTDVGDSGATDAGDSAVAAEPDVRPSRRVARTAVDDPAEARLLTAPAAEESVTGLADHRTAAATLTAPDTADTATTPVTGLGRLVSRFLAILGIGQSAGTGSTPLPAFEFVTAVLGTIRREIDRLFANHGPTAAVAAVSRNADGAVTGTIDAVDPEGDRLVYTVLEGPAHGTVHLGTSGQFTYRADAAATAGADTFVIGVRDAGLHLRSVTPLTTAVPVTVTLVEADSVVAARVAATSVGTGRVYHVTTSGGDIDGFDPTRDKLDLGDVSVHNFIVVDTAEGVGFRNPWSGQTAVIRGVSLGQLTVDSFTPIINDHLRQDLSGAIAWEHGVVAAPGTVYARSHELGQIDRVAFNPATDVVDFRYYGTREQISVTDTPEGVVISNAGTGQALVLQGVSAAQLSARNFVFHNAQVREDRLNQQLGIGAVPDSQVRPQNVPVAGTTAWPVAAGPGAPPSGQTGTTTKISWQYGSHTVISFDPAVDKLDFGWFRADNFDVSEAAGSTRIAIVGNDQSYTLAGVAVGALQISNIIALDDSARAKWQNLIYAAVPPVPVPSLTVGDASVAEGDSGSTTLSFQVTLSGPATDIVTVGYTTSTGTATVADDDYVPLVGTLTFAPGETVKTVAVAVNGDTTVELDEQLSLRLSAPVNATIADGVGAGTIVNDDVDTAPSAPPAVSVADLAVAEGDGTHNHFMFVVTLDKAPTETVTVRYVTSDGTAAAGSDYVATSGVLTFAPGVTMQLLHVDVIGDTATEAAETFTVTLTEPTGVTLADAVAIGTIVDDDAVAGQPGLNSGNPGDALWGEAHFAPYVDMGLWPVPDLLAIAQSRGTSLLTLGFLQATQDGALAWAGLPALAPDSDFEQARQINASIAALRAAGGDVMISLGGAAGTSLAQWYAARGLSASALADAYVDIVDHYALNRIDFDIEGAAVADTAAVALGSQALRLLQQHRPDLEVWYTLPVLPSGLTADGLAVVRGAVNAGAALDGVNIMAMDYGESAAPTTGPNAQTMGAYAIAAAESTYTQLSALYAEFGQAFGWNQIGITPMIGVNDVTTEVFTVADAQALEDFARAKGVGMLSMWSVTRDNPGTLGQATNYASGISAAAGAFSGVWNDYGTTNVIVGPPPALSISDVTVTEDDTGQAHAVFLVTLDKPSASTVTVRYSTSDGTATAGTDYTSASGTLTFAPGVTSQQVHVAVTADTADEADERFTVTLSDPTGATLADATAIGTVTDDDGAAPQPGSGSVTYVVNDNWGAGFVAAVTLTAGESGLNGWTVEFDTPALITNIWNAELVSRTGEHYVVRNASWNAAVAAGQAVEFGFQAGTAGGISTATNFVVNGVPIGPDPAPVAPKVTVADAGVTETDTGTTNMVFTVTLDKVSATPVSIAYATSNGTAAAGSDFTAASGVLSFAAGELTQQIAVPILGDTAVEQDETFTLTLSDPNGVTIADGSAVGTIANDDVAAPAPGGASAVFAVTDNWGSGFTGAVTVTAGSSALNGWTVEFDSPAQISNIWNAEIVDRVGTRYVVRNAPWNPSVAAGQSVSFGFQASPGGASATATNFAVNGQPSTPAQPIISVADASAGESDGATQMTFLVTLSKASSDPVTVTYATAAGTATAGVDYTAASGTVTFAPGVLSQQIQVSITGDTDVEQNETFTLTLSDPSGATIGDGSAVGTITDDVALPGTVSLSISDASVLEGAPGSSAAAGYFQTAGNQIVDAAGNPVQIAGVNWFGMESDIFAPHGLWTRNYKEMMDQMAALDFNTIRLAYSSQMLHTTAAPSGIDFHKNPDLAGLSPLQIMDKIVDYAGELGMRIILDHHRSSAGAGPNGNGLWYEGAYTEAAWIDDWTMLAQRYADDPTVIGADLHNEPHNGTWGGGGATDWAAAAERAGNAILSVNSGWLIFVEGVAQYQGQSYWWGGNLMGVRDRPIVLDVPNRVVYSPHDYPNSVYNQPWFQSSDFGVALPDKFEQMWGYIYEQNIAPIYLGEFGTRLTDPKDVVWFEAITSYLSGDFDNDGSIDIAAGTEDMSWTFWSWNPNSTDTGGILADDWNTVNTDKMAYLQALQFDFADGGSGVLAQFVVALTAPTNQTVTVHYTTSDGTATGGSDYTPVSGTLTFLPGETTKTISVVVFGDTLAESTESFVVTLSSPSGATLADASGAGTILDRSIL; encoded by the coding sequence ATGGGTTACGGACGATTCGTGGGCCGAGTGGGTGCATTAGCTGTGGCGCTGGGCGTGGGTCTGGCCGCGCCTGCCATCGCCGCCGCGGATCCAGGCGACGACAGCGCTGCCGGTGACTCGCCGGCCGGCGCGGCACGCGCGGAGAGCAGTCCCGTCGACGCACCGACGCGTCGCGCGTCGGAGACCCGCGGCCGTTCGGCGCTGGCTCCCGCGGAGGATCCCGGGGACGGGGATGCCGAGGTCGAGGACTCCGAGGCCGGCGATACGGTCGACGAGCCCGCGGAACCCGAGGCCGCGCCCGACGAGCCGTCCGACGGGCTGGTGCACGACGAGCCGGCGCCGACCCAGCGGCGTACCGAGCCGGCCGCCCGACGCGGTGACCGCCCCGTCTTCGGCGGTGACATCGACGACAGCGGCACGCGCAGGGCCGACACCGCCTTTACCGATGTCGGAGACAGCGGCGCTACTGATGCCGGAGACAGCGCCGTCGCCGCCGAGCCCGACGTCCGGCCGTCACGTCGAGTGGCCCGCACCGCCGTCGACGACCCGGCCGAGGCGCGCCTGCTCACAGCGCCGGCTGCCGAGGAATCGGTAACCGGCCTCGCGGACCACCGCACGGCCGCCGCGACGCTGACGGCACCGGACACCGCGGACACGGCGACCACGCCGGTGACCGGCCTTGGCCGGCTGGTGTCGAGGTTCCTCGCGATCCTCGGTATCGGCCAATCGGCCGGCACGGGGAGCACGCCGCTGCCGGCATTCGAGTTCGTCACCGCCGTCCTCGGCACCATCCGCCGCGAGATCGACCGGCTGTTCGCCAATCACGGTCCCACCGCGGCCGTCGCTGCTGTCAGTCGTAACGCCGACGGTGCGGTCACCGGCACGATCGATGCCGTCGACCCGGAAGGTGACCGGCTCGTCTACACGGTGCTGGAAGGACCGGCCCACGGCACCGTGCACCTTGGTACCTCAGGGCAGTTCACCTATCGGGCCGATGCCGCCGCCACCGCCGGTGCCGACACCTTCGTGATCGGTGTGCGCGATGCCGGTCTGCACCTGCGGTCGGTCACCCCGCTGACCACCGCGGTCCCCGTCACGGTGACGCTGGTCGAAGCGGACAGCGTCGTGGCCGCCCGGGTGGCGGCCACCAGTGTCGGTACCGGCCGGGTGTACCACGTGACGACGTCCGGAGGCGACATCGACGGCTTCGACCCGACCCGCGACAAGCTCGACCTCGGCGATGTGTCGGTGCACAACTTCATCGTCGTCGACACCGCCGAAGGCGTCGGATTCCGCAACCCGTGGTCCGGTCAGACCGCGGTCATCCGCGGTGTGTCGCTGGGCCAGCTCACCGTCGACAGTTTCACGCCGATCATCAACGACCATCTGCGCCAGGACCTTTCGGGTGCGATTGCCTGGGAGCACGGTGTGGTGGCCGCACCCGGCACCGTATATGCACGCTCCCACGAACTCGGCCAGATCGACCGGGTCGCCTTCAACCCCGCCACCGACGTCGTGGACTTCCGCTACTACGGCACCCGCGAGCAGATCTCGGTGACCGACACCCCCGAAGGTGTGGTGATCTCCAACGCCGGCACAGGGCAGGCGCTCGTCCTGCAGGGCGTCTCCGCCGCACAGTTGAGCGCCCGCAACTTTGTGTTCCACAACGCACAGGTGCGTGAGGACCGGCTCAACCAGCAACTCGGCATCGGCGCAGTGCCAGACTCCCAGGTGCGCCCGCAGAACGTCCCGGTCGCCGGGACCACCGCGTGGCCGGTCGCGGCGGGCCCCGGCGCCCCGCCCAGTGGCCAGACCGGCACCACCACCAAGATCTCGTGGCAGTACGGCAGCCACACGGTCATCTCGTTCGACCCGGCCGTCGACAAGCTCGACTTCGGCTGGTTCCGCGCCGACAACTTCGACGTCTCCGAAGCCGCCGGTTCCACCCGCATCGCGATCGTCGGCAACGACCAGAGCTACACCCTGGCGGGCGTCGCCGTCGGAGCCCTGCAGATCAGCAATATCATCGCGCTCGACGACAGCGCCCGCGCCAAGTGGCAGAACCTGATCTACGCCGCGGTGCCGCCGGTGCCGGTGCCGAGCCTGACCGTCGGCGACGCCAGTGTGGCCGAGGGGGACAGCGGTTCGACCACGCTGTCGTTCCAGGTGACACTGTCTGGCCCAGCCACCGACATCGTGACGGTCGGCTACACCACCAGCACCGGGACGGCCACGGTCGCCGACGACGACTACGTTCCGCTCGTGGGAACCCTGACCTTCGCGCCCGGCGAGACCGTCAAAACCGTTGCGGTGGCGGTCAACGGCGACACCACGGTCGAACTCGACGAGCAGCTCTCGCTGAGGTTGTCGGCTCCGGTCAACGCCACCATCGCCGACGGTGTCGGCGCCGGCACGATCGTCAACGACGACGTCGACACCGCGCCGAGCGCACCGCCGGCCGTCTCGGTCGCCGATCTCGCGGTGGCCGAGGGCGACGGGACGCACAACCATTTCATGTTCGTGGTGACCCTGGACAAGGCGCCGACCGAGACCGTGACCGTGCGCTACGTGACCTCCGACGGGACCGCGGCCGCCGGTAGCGACTACGTCGCCACGTCCGGTGTGTTGACGTTCGCCCCCGGGGTGACCATGCAACTGCTGCACGTCGACGTGATCGGCGACACCGCGACCGAGGCAGCCGAGACGTTCACCGTCACGCTGACCGAGCCGACCGGAGTCACCCTCGCCGACGCCGTCGCGATCGGCACCATCGTCGACGACGACGCGGTCGCCGGCCAGCCCGGCCTGAACTCGGGCAACCCGGGCGACGCGCTGTGGGGCGAAGCGCATTTCGCGCCCTACGTGGACATGGGTCTGTGGCCGGTACCGGATCTGCTGGCCATCGCGCAGAGCCGGGGCACCTCGCTGCTGACACTGGGCTTTCTGCAGGCCACCCAGGACGGCGCGCTGGCCTGGGCCGGTCTGCCCGCACTGGCGCCGGACTCCGACTTCGAGCAGGCCCGGCAGATCAACGCGTCGATCGCCGCGTTACGGGCCGCCGGTGGCGACGTGATGATCTCGCTGGGCGGGGCGGCAGGCACCAGCCTGGCGCAGTGGTACGCCGCACGCGGGCTCAGTGCGTCCGCGCTGGCCGACGCGTACGTCGACATCGTCGATCACTACGCCCTCAATCGCATCGACTTCGACATCGAAGGTGCGGCGGTCGCCGACACCGCCGCCGTGGCGCTGGGCAGCCAGGCGCTGCGGCTGCTCCAGCAGCATCGCCCCGACCTCGAGGTGTGGTACACGCTGCCGGTGCTGCCCAGTGGGCTGACCGCCGACGGGCTTGCCGTTGTCCGCGGCGCCGTGAACGCCGGGGCCGCCCTCGACGGCGTCAACATCATGGCCATGGACTACGGCGAATCCGCCGCTCCGACAACGGGTCCGAACGCCCAAACGATGGGGGCCTATGCCATCGCGGCGGCCGAATCCACCTACACTCAACTCAGCGCCCTCTACGCCGAGTTCGGTCAGGCGTTCGGCTGGAACCAGATCGGGATCACCCCGATGATCGGCGTCAATGACGTCACCACCGAGGTGTTCACCGTCGCCGACGCGCAGGCGCTCGAGGACTTCGCCCGGGCCAAAGGTGTCGGCATGCTCTCGATGTGGTCGGTCACGCGTGACAACCCCGGAACCCTCGGCCAGGCCACCAACTATGCCTCCGGCATCAGTGCCGCTGCAGGCGCTTTCAGCGGCGTGTGGAACGACTACGGAACCACCAACGTGATCGTCGGTCCGCCGCCGGCGCTGTCCATCTCCGACGTCACCGTTACCGAGGACGACACCGGCCAGGCGCACGCGGTGTTCCTGGTGACGCTGGACAAACCGTCGGCCTCGACGGTGACGGTGCGCTACAGCACCTCCGACGGCACCGCGACCGCCGGCACCGACTACACGTCGGCCTCGGGCACCCTCACCTTCGCGCCCGGGGTGACCAGCCAGCAGGTCCACGTCGCCGTCACCGCCGACACCGCTGATGAAGCCGACGAACGCTTCACCGTCACGTTGTCCGACCCGACCGGCGCCACCCTGGCCGACGCCACCGCGATCGGCACCGTCACCGACGACGACGGTGCCGCCCCGCAACCGGGGTCGGGATCGGTGACCTATGTGGTCAATGACAACTGGGGCGCCGGCTTCGTCGCCGCGGTCACACTCACCGCGGGAGAGTCGGGGCTGAACGGCTGGACGGTCGAATTCGACACTCCGGCCCTGATCACCAACATCTGGAACGCCGAGCTCGTCAGCCGGACCGGCGAACACTACGTGGTGCGCAATGCGTCCTGGAACGCGGCGGTGGCCGCCGGCCAGGCGGTCGAGTTCGGCTTCCAGGCAGGCACCGCCGGCGGAATTTCCACGGCCACCAACTTCGTGGTCAACGGTGTGCCGATCGGGCCGGACCCGGCGCCGGTGGCGCCGAAGGTGACCGTCGCCGATGCCGGCGTCACCGAGACCGACACGGGCACCACCAACATGGTGTTCACAGTGACCCTGGACAAGGTGTCGGCGACCCCGGTGAGCATCGCCTACGCGACATCGAACGGAACCGCCGCCGCAGGAAGCGATTTCACCGCGGCCTCAGGCGTGCTGAGCTTCGCTGCCGGTGAGCTGACCCAGCAGATCGCCGTACCGATCCTCGGCGACACCGCCGTCGAACAGGACGAGACCTTCACGCTGACGCTGTCCGACCCGAACGGCGTGACCATCGCCGATGGCAGCGCCGTCGGCACCATCGCCAACGACGACGTCGCAGCACCGGCGCCCGGCGGTGCGTCGGCGGTGTTCGCGGTGACCGACAACTGGGGTTCGGGCTTCACCGGTGCGGTCACGGTGACCGCGGGGTCATCCGCACTCAACGGCTGGACGGTCGAATTCGACTCCCCGGCGCAAATCAGCAACATCTGGAACGCCGAGATCGTCGACCGGGTGGGCACCCGCTACGTGGTGCGCAACGCCCCGTGGAACCCCAGCGTCGCCGCCGGACAGAGCGTCAGCTTCGGATTCCAGGCGTCGCCGGGCGGTGCGTCGGCGACGGCGACGAACTTCGCCGTCAACGGCCAACCGTCGACACCAGCCCAGCCGATCATCTCGGTGGCCGACGCCTCGGCCGGCGAGTCCGACGGCGCCACGCAGATGACGTTCCTGGTGACGCTGTCGAAAGCATCCAGCGATCCGGTCACCGTCACATATGCGACGGCGGCCGGCACCGCGACTGCAGGAGTGGACTACACCGCCGCCTCGGGAACGGTGACGTTCGCGCCCGGCGTGCTGTCCCAGCAGATCCAGGTCTCCATCACCGGCGACACCGATGTCGAGCAGAACGAGACCTTCACGCTGACGCTGTCGGATCCCAGCGGTGCGACCATCGGCGACGGGTCGGCGGTCGGGACCATCACCGACGACGTCGCCCTGCCCGGCACGGTGTCGCTGAGCATCTCCGACGCCTCGGTGCTCGAGGGGGCGCCGGGCAGCTCGGCGGCGGCCGGCTACTTCCAGACCGCGGGCAACCAGATCGTCGACGCGGCGGGCAACCCGGTGCAGATCGCCGGGGTGAACTGGTTCGGCATGGAGAGCGACATCTTCGCCCCGCACGGCCTCTGGACGCGCAACTACAAAGAGATGATGGACCAGATGGCGGCGTTGGACTTCAACACCATCCGGCTGGCCTACTCCAGCCAGATGCTGCACACCACCGCCGCGCCGTCGGGCATCGACTTTCACAAGAACCCCGACCTGGCCGGTCTGAGCCCGCTGCAGATCATGGACAAGATCGTCGACTACGCCGGGGAGCTCGGGATGCGCATCATCCTCGATCACCACCGCAGCAGCGCCGGAGCCGGACCCAACGGCAACGGGCTGTGGTACGAGGGTGCCTACACCGAGGCCGCCTGGATCGACGACTGGACGATGCTGGCGCAGCGCTACGCGGACGACCCGACGGTGATCGGCGCCGACCTGCACAACGAACCCCACAACGGAACCTGGGGCGGCGGGGGAGCCACCGACTGGGCGGCCGCGGCCGAACGGGCGGGCAACGCCATCCTGTCGGTGAACTCCGGATGGCTGATCTTCGTCGAAGGTGTCGCCCAGTATCAGGGCCAATCATATTGGTGGGGCGGCAATCTGATGGGGGTCAGGGACCGCCCGATCGTGTTGGACGTGCCGAACCGGGTCGTCTACTCGCCTCACGACTACCCGAACTCGGTGTACAACCAGCCGTGGTTCCAGAGCTCGGACTTCGGTGTGGCGCTGCCGGACAAGTTCGAGCAGATGTGGGGCTACATCTACGAGCAGAACATCGCCCCGATCTACCTCGGCGAGTTCGGCACCCGGCTGACCGACCCCAAAGACGTCGTGTGGTTCGAGGCGATCACGTCGTATCTGTCCGGTGACTTCGACAACGACGGCAGCATCGACATCGCGGCCGGCACCGAGGACATGTCGTGGACGTTCTGGTCGTGGAATCCGAATTCCACTGACACCGGCGGGATCCTGGCCGACGACTGGAACACCGTCAACACCGACAAGATGGCGTATCTGCAAGCTCTGCAGTTCGACTTCGCCGACGGCGGTTCCGGGGTGCTCGCCCAGTTCGTGGTGGCCTTGACCGCCCCGACGAATCAGACCGTCACCGTGCACTACACCACATCCGACGGCACGGCCACCGGCGGCAGCGACTACACCCCGGTGTCGGGCACGCTGACGTTCCTGCCGGGCGAGACGACCAAGACGATCAGCGTGGTCGTGTTCGGCGACACGCTGGCCGAGAGCACCGAGAGCTTCGTCGTGACGCTGTCGAGCCCGTCGGGGGCCACGCTCGCCGATGCCAGCGGCGCCGGCACGATCCTCGATCGGAGCATCCTCTAG